The sequence acttaccaagaacaacttgaagatcataaagaacactatgaatgcatgaattttcgaaaaatgcaagatgaatatgcaattgacaccaaacttataacatgactcaagactcaaacaagaacacaaaaatatttttgatttttatgattttataaatttttttgtatttttttttcgaaaacagatgagaatttttttgaaagatttttgaaaaatttttgaaaagaaaacaaaaagaaaattacctaatctgagcaacaagatgaaccgtcagttgtccaaactcgaacaatccccggcaacggcgccaataacttggtgcgcagaaattgtgattacactttgattatgtaaaattcattgctctttctttccctggtgatGGCGCCAAANNNNNNNNNNccacgttcatcacattcagattgaagtgcgaatgaatatcttggaagcgaaataagatgaattgaatagaaaacagtagtactttgcattaatctttgaggaatagcagatcttcacaccttaatctatggagtgtagaaactctaccgttgaaaatacataagtgaatagagttcattggtctcggccccagaggggaaccggagtaaccaagactacgaatacaatgataaaaagttctatttataataaactagtcactagggtttacagaagtaagtaattgatgcataaatccactttcggggcccacttggtgtgtgcttgggctgagtttgagtgttgcacgtgtagagatcattcttggagttgaacgctagtttttgtgccagtttgggcgttgaactccactttgcagcttgtttctggcgctggacgccagaattgggcagagagctggcgttaaatgccagtttgcatcgtctaaacttgggcaaagtatgaactattatacattgctggaaagccctggatgtctcctttccaacgcaattgaaagcgcgccatttcgagttctgtagctccagaaaatccactttgcgtgaagggaggtcagaatccaacagcatcagcagtccttctttaacctctgaatctgatttttgctcaagtccctcaatttcagccagaaaatacctgaaatcacagaaaaacacacaaactcatagtaaagtccagaaatgtgaatttaacataaaaactaatgaaaacatccctaaaagtaactagattctactaaaaacaaactaaaaacaatgccaaaaagcgtataaattatccgctcatcaacatccacactcttctagaatactctatgaccttctAGAGTCTTCTAGAACTCTCTAGGGTATTCTGGGACCTTCTAGGATATTCTATAACGTTCCGGAACCATCTAGATCATTCTCAAATACTCTAGAAAACTATACAAATACcgttaaatctaaccttctaaaatttaccgtgacatcAGGCTGGAGTTTAGGGAGTTGCTGAAGCGGATGTAGCATATAGAGGCTCAGATGGAGGTGTACCAGGCCCATATGTGTGCCGCTGGCATCGACCCTGTTGGTGGCAGCACCGTTGCCATCAGGTGGCAGCGGTAGCGCTGGTGGCACATGGGCATCGTCACCGCCTCCTACACCGCCGACTCAGGGCCACAGGACTGACAACGACAACGACTACCTGGATTTGTAAATATtaagttttttttattgtttcatATATTTATTTGGTGTACTTGACTTTTATTTAATTTGCACATTATATTATTTATGAATTGACCACTAATTGtgtgaaaaaaattaaatttaaaattaaaattgaccatttatttcaaattcaaaaaaaatggcATTATCGTAGGAATAATCTTACGGCAACATGGCACGTAAAAACATACTTTGGCGCCAACATTATCGTCGGAAAAATTCGACGATAACCAATTGGGTTCCTGAGATGGTAATCCATCGCAAAATCCTTCTAGGATATTCTATAACGTTCCAGAACCATCTAGAGCATTCTCAAATACTCTAGAAAACTATACAAATACCGTTAAATCTAATCTTCTAAAATTTACCATGACATTCTCCTCCACCTAATGTGTAGACGTCCTCATCGCATTCTGTTCATGATAACGCTCTAGGTGTTCTTGGAATTGCCACAGATCTTCACGAGCTTCCCAACTAGCTTCAGTTATCGGGAGCCCTTTCCACTTGATCAAGTATTGGATACTTAGTGTTACTCATCTTTGTCACACGACGCGATTAGCTAAGATCTCTTCGATTTCCTTCTCAAATGATCTAATCACCACAGGCAGAGTACGACTCGAGTCACCTCTACTCGGTTCATCTTGGTCTTCATGATACAACCCTTCCTTGATGGTATGCAAAATATCTCCTTCGACCATGGAAATGGCTGCCAATTCAGCCTTGCGGCTCAACGCATCTGCTACCACATTAGTCTTGCCAGGCTTGAaagttgtggtaggcttagagaagggggttgaatctatgcctttcttttaaGTAGCTGTTATGaccctttaaaacaaactttgaattttgattctgtttgaactcagcagcagaaatttatgagacaatttatttttgtctcatgaatatcagaaaacagaacacagcaaagaagagaaaagctaacaccagcatgtatcctggttcggttgtcttgtgctatgcaacctacgtccagtctcctccacaactatggaagaattttcactatagttaacagtattacatataccaattccacaggattgacccaatcctttcacactcaagttctaacctaacttgacattggctatgctaatacctaactattcactcttagtgctaacccaactaagaaagggatacctcataggtacaagatacaagacataaacatacctaaagaaatctaaaaattactctaggcttttctctcaagtattttactcagcctttttccactcatggcttttacttgagctttctcacaatgccttttctcacaagaaattatagaaagataaacatagaaaagtacattacaacctgtaaaacatgaaggagattgacttcatcagcagcctctttgctatgtgcaaaaccagattcacaaacctcagatacagttcttcagtattggccgaatgcttctttgaaagaaagcattatccaagtagaggaacttctttgcaGAACACTTTTTtcacactctggttttctctccttggtttcTGAATGAATAGCAAACctattttatctccttgcatgttgctgggttcttcttccaaggtcaacaccttgagctctgagcttcaccaacccacagagtCACTTTTTCTCCTTAATCTCCAGAGTAGAAACTCTCCTTCTGACTTCCTCAttttgaccgaaagccataaatcAGCAACCACAAAAATCTTCctatggtcaacttgatctgagcccttGAAAACTAACTTAGTCCCTAAGTCATGTTTAAGACCGTGGATTTACAGCTGAGAGGAACAGAAATCCTCTTTTCTATATAGCTCAAAATGGAGATGcagagagttgaagatgaagagaagaaagtgtgttgcatgtaaaaagaaatgggttacctttaacctaagctggATTTggtttgatcttgttgatttgaCCTCAGCCTTTCTTTCctaaccttctctttctttcctcttctttGAATAGCTTAGGAGCTAAGCACTTTCTCTTGCTTCTGTGATTTGACATGGTCAGAGAGAAAAGAACGTTGCTTTGGTAAAAGCAAGTGAGAGGGAATGAAGGCTTCAATCTTGTATGAGAAGCTTGGTGGGATCAACTTGAATTGATGGacacgggcttggatcgggtttgaTTAGCTTGGCCTGTTGGTTCCTTtggcttctttctttgcttttcctTGGGCTTCTAATTTTTGCTTTCAGCCCACCATCCTTGCTGTTTGCTTTATATTCTATTTGGGCTATTAATTGAATTTTGGCCTgcaataatttataaataattagtaatatgcaattaaattaatcaatactaattatttattttgtccaaaaataatgtttgtcatcactaattaatttagttaattttttaactcAACAAGGCTTGTATTCAAATTCGAAATCAAACTCAGCTAAGAAATCTTGCCACCTAGCTTGTTTGGGGGCTTAACTTCTTCTGagtttggaagtagcttgtaGCCACATTGTTTATCTTGACGATGAAGTGTGAACCAAGCAAGTAGTGACGCTAAGTTTTCAGAAAATGCACCACTGCAGTCATCTCCTTCTCTTGGATGGTGTATCGCCTCTCTGTATCATTCAATTTGCGACTCTCAAAGGCAATAGGATGTCCTTCTTACATCAGAACCACTCCAATAGCATAGTCAGAAGCATCAGTGTGGACTTCAAACACCTTCGAGTAGTTGGGCAGTGCTAGTACTGGTCCTTCTGTGATAGCAGCCTTCAACTCATCAAAGGtcttttgacactcctttgaccATTCCCAAGAGTGATTCTTCTTGAGAAGATCAGTTAATGGTGCAGCCTTGGTGGAGTATTCCTTGATAAACCTCCGATAGTAATCAGCCAACCCAAGAAATGACCTTAATTCAGATACTTTTTTTGGCGGCTCCCATTCTTTGATAGCCTTCACCTTTTCTTGATCCATGCAGAGAGTTCCATCTTTAATGGTATGTCCCAAGAAGTGGACTTTGTCCCTTGCAAAGGAACACTTTTCCTTCTTCACATATAGGTTATTCTCTCGCAAGATCTTAAACACGATTCATAAGTGTTCCACATGTTCCTCCAAAGTATTGCTATAGACAACAATATCATCCAAGTAGACCACTACAAACTGATCAAGGTAAGGTCAAAAGATCTCGTTCATCAAGGTACAGAAGGTCGCAGGAGCATTGGtcaaaccaaaaggcatcaccAACCATTCATATGATCCATACCTTGTGACACACGTGGTCTTAGGCTCATCACCATCGGTAATCCTCACTTGGTGATATCCTGACCTCAATCCAACTTTGAGAACCACTTGGCTCTACCAAGTTGATCAAACAAATCGGTTATCAAAGAAATAAGGTATTTGTTCTTAATAGTTACCTTGTTAAGTGCTCAATAGTCGATGAATAGTCTTAACAAACCATCATGCTTCTTTTGGAACAAGATTGGTGCGCCATAAGGTTCCTTCGATGGACAGATGAACCCAGCATCTAGCAAATCCTTCAGTTGCTTCTTCAACTCCTCAAGTTCTGGCGGTGCCATCCTATAAGGTGTTGAGACAGGCGGCTTTGCTCCTTACTCCAATTCAATCTTGTGGTCCACCTTCCTCCTAGGTGGTAGTTGTTTTGGAAACTCGGGAGGCATCACATTCTTATTTTCTTCAAGGACTTCCTTGATTTCGGGAGGAACGTCTTCTCTTTCAAGTGTTGACTCCTCTTGTAATAGAGCCAAATATGTAATTTCTCCCTTCTTGAACCCTTTCTTGAGTTGCATAGCAGAGAGCATCGGTGGTCCTCCAACTTTAGAGACTGTAGAGACTATTCATGGAAACCCTTTCTCCATGACGCATATTATGTCATAGTATGCCAAAGgtattatatttgccttcctTTGCAAATCGAGCCCGATGACTATTTTGAAATTGTCCATGGGTGCTACTAAGAAATCCACAAGGCCTTTCCAAGAACCAAGAGTCATCTCAACCTCTTTCGCTACTCCCTTAAAGGGTTCACCCTTAGTATTCACGGGTTTGAACTAGCCATTCTTTTCAGTGATCTTCAACCCAAGCCTCTTTGCTTCATCAGGCGTGATGAAGTTGTGTGTAGCACCAGTGTCAATCATAGCCATGACGGGTTTTTCATTGATAAAGGCTTTGACATACATCAAGCTTTTCTTTTCTGCAGTGCTTACCGCTTTGTCCTTCACAGCATTCATGTGTTAGACAGATCCAACACACTCAGTTACTTGCGATTGATTCTTTCGTTCCTCAGCGATAGATGCCAAAGTCCCTAGCTTGGGACAGTCCTTCATTTGGTGTGGTCCCTTGCACACAAAGCATCCTCCTTTGGGCACGAAAGCCTTCTTCTTTTCCTCGTACTCTTTTTTTGAAGAGCATTTCCCTTCCTTCTTGGTTGAGAAACTCTTCCCCTTGTCTCCCCAACCTTTAGTAGAACTAGGTTTGGAGGAAGACTTGGGTTTAGAGTCTCCCCTATGATACTCAGTGAGTGATTCGGCCACCAAAATGGCCTCATCGACATCCTTTAGTAGAAGAGGAAGACTTGGGTTTAGAGTCTCCCCTATGATATTCAGTGAGTGATTCGGCCACTACGATGACCTCATCAACATCCTTAACATTCCTTCTTTGTAGTTCTTGCTTTGCCCAAGGTTGGAGTCcatcaatgaagaagaacaatcCATCATCTTATGCTAAATTGGGAATTTGAAGCATAAGAGTAGTGAACTTCTTTACGTAGTCGCTAATCGTACTCTTGTGCTTCAACTCCCTCAACTTCTTCCTTGCTTCATACATGACATTCTCAGGGAATTGCCTTTTCAACTCCCTTTTGAAATCTTCCCATGTGGCTATGTTGCAAGTACCCTTCTCCATATCTACACATTTTCTCCTCCACCACAAAGTAGCATTATCAGAAAGGTAGAGAGCTACAATGCATACCTTTATTGCTTATTCGACCACCCCTTGACCTTCAAAGTACCTCTCCATTTGCCAAAGGAAGTTCTCCACCTTTCGAGCGTCCCTCACGTCCTTGAACTCCTTTGGCTTTGGAAAATCAATCTTTGTCATCTCCCTTATAATGGTTGGTCGAGATTTTACCTCCTCGAACCAAACTCGAACTTCTTCAAATAGTTTCAAGAAATTCTCGAGCTTCTCTTCGATTtggagcatgctttctttgaaagcatctAGTTCTCCTAACACGTGAGCCTCGAGGGTCTCCTTGTCATGTTCTATCCTTTGGAAGCGctcatccatagaggatagaacatTTTTCAACAtagaaactctctcttctaagAAGTTAGAGTCCTTACCTCTAAGCTCACTTGAAGAACGGGCCTTCTTGCCTCCCCATTGAGAAAGAATAGCATCCCTTCCCCTTTGAGACTCAACATGATCCATGGTTACACTAGAAGCCATACCTACAAACCACTTGTGCTCCCTCTAGAACCTTGCTCTGATGCCAAATTGTCACGGCCTaggacacactccaacgctaccgtgtcggcactcggacttactcaacctgttgagctaagaccaagtcagcctaactggtgcacgaaattgtgatgtccaggctcgaataatccctggtaatggctccaaaagcttggtgctttgatcttaattcataattgtcacaacttcgatacaactaaccagcaagtgcactgggtcgtccaagtaataccttacgtgagtaagggtcgaatcctttgcgtctgtcactaacgccctgcaatcgcgagttaggagctcgtcacagtcattcaatcattgaatcctactcagaataccacatacaaggtttagaccttccggattctcttgaataccgctatcattctagcttacgccacgaagattccggttaggagatctaagagatattcattctagcttatttcatgtagaacggaagtgtttgtcaggcacgtgttcataggggagatggtgatgagcgtcacacataatcatcaccttcatcacgttcttgggtgcgaatggatatcttaaaagagaaataagaagaattgaatagaaaacagtagtacttgcattaatctttgaggaacagcagagctccacaccttaatctatggagtgtagaaactctaccgttaaaaatacataagtgaaaggtccaggcatggccgagagggccagcccctctgatctaagaaccaggcgtccaaagattaaGAGCTGATCAAAAGattcctaatacaatagtaaaaggtcctatttataataaactagtcactagggtttacatgagtaagtaattaatgaataaatccacttccggggcccacttggtgtgtgtttgggctgagcataagtgtagcacgtgcaaaggccatttgtggagttgaacgccagtttctatgccagtttgggcgttcaactctggttttggatccttttctggcgctggacgccagatttgggcagaaggctggcgttgaacgccagtttacgtcgtcaattcttggccaaagtatggactattatatattgctggaaagccctggatgtctactttccaacgcaactggaagcgcgccatttcgagttctgtagctctagaaaatct is a genomic window of Arachis ipaensis cultivar K30076 chromosome B06, Araip1.1, whole genome shotgun sequence containing:
- the LOC110263728 gene encoding uncharacterized protein LOC110263728 translates to MAPPELEELKKQLKDLLDAGFICPSKEPYGAPILFQKKHDENNLYVKKEKCSFARDKVHFLGHTIKDGTLCMDQEKVKAIKEWEPPKKVSELRSFLGLADYYRRFIKEYSTKAAPLTDLLKKNHSWEWSKECQKTFDELKAAITEGPVLALPNYSKVFEVHTDASDYAIGVVLM